Proteins encoded together in one Branchiostoma floridae strain S238N-H82 chromosome 18, Bfl_VNyyK, whole genome shotgun sequence window:
- the LOC118405641 gene encoding uncharacterized protein LOC118405641, whose amino-acid sequence MSRRASAQLKGRRLGISKDKDKMGKGKQARFVEWSCNEFLAVFVNFAVPKLRTLYDMAGLSQEEATKRLKACQEKVVRSLWHWIQQDKKVDLDNITVLRARPELRRIAKQQRFVCPHPLPPATLLLNEICNLGLPDAVILIFFRDFNRQLIHCDHNGKLLKYSAFLSVTLCCVEEKHGNKVLKKTWGGSVPLPKHLREIYIKYAARWFWHPIVSLPVLITLDQTEEGKGLGDVAVVPINPPTLHCRAFQFHLSPESKCPRPLPGVKLVPPCSQCKDMFPSYNTTTDKSAGYVKYKTTPHGNTTHKWCRGNCAEVTAFSDMFYQLGLKCQVHNGKAKNILAKYKMDKMPRAKFVK is encoded by the exons ATGTCACGAAGGGCGTCGGCACAGTTGAAAGGTAGACGGCTAGGAATTTCGAAGGATAAAGATAAAATGGGCAAAGGAAAGCAGGCGCGTTTTGTTGAGTGGAGTTGTAATGAGTTTCTAGCTGTCTTTGTGAACTTTGCAGTACCCAAGCTAAGGACGTTGTACGACATGGCGGGTCTTTCACAGGAGGAAGCTACAAAACGCCTTAAAGCATGTCAAGAAAAG GTGGTTCGCAGTCTGTGGCACTGGATTCAGCAGGACAAGAAGGTGGACCTCGACAACATCACCGTCCTTAGGGCTCGTCCTGAACTGCGCCGGATTGCTAAACAGCAGCGGTTTGTCTGCCCGCACCCCCTACCGCCTGCTACCTTGCTGCTCAACGAG ATTTGTAACCTGGGACTACCAGATGCTGTCATCCTCATATTTTTCCGTGACTTCAATCGCCAGCTCATCCACTGTGATCACAACGGGAAGCTGTTGAAGTACAGCGCTTTCCTGTCCGTGACTCTATGCTGCGTCGAAGAGAAGCATGGAAACAAAGTCCTGAAGAAAACCTGGGGTGGAAGTGTACCTCTCCCTAAACACTTACGAGAAATCTACATCAAGTACGCAGCTCGCTGGTTCTGGCATCCAATCGTATCTCTGCCAGTGCTCATAACTCTCGACCAAACAGAGGAAGGGAAAGGACTGGGTGATGTGGCTGTCGTTCCGATAAACCCACCGACTCTACATTGTCGAGCCTTCCAGTTCCACCTGTCTCCTGAGTCCAAGTGCCCCCGGCCACTGCCAGGTGTGAAGCTGGTTCCTCCCTGTAGTCAGTGCAAGGACATGTTTCCTTCATACAACACCACCACAGACAAGAGCGCTGGGTACGTGAAGTACAAAACAACTCCGCATGGGAACACTACCCATAAATGGTGCCGAGGTAACTGTGCGGAGGTCACGGCCTTTAGCGACATGTTCTACCAGCTGGGACTGAAGTGTCAAGTTCACAACGGCAAGGCCAAGAACATTCTGGCCAAGTACAAGATGGACAAGATGCCGCGAGCGAAATTTGTAAAGTAA
- the LOC118405640 gene encoding molybdate-anion transporter-like: MTVKLKPQLANNMEGFVCIVFFFLSALCVGMEIMARKARPPEVSASNPIFRKFQTDYFKVYFLALLADWLQGPYLYKLYSHYGFEESQIAVLYVCGFASSVIFGTGTGVLADRYGRKKLCVCFAVVYSISCLTKLSRHYGVLILGRVLGGISTSLLFTAFESWYVYEHIETHDFPPEWLPVTFSRATFWNGILAIGAGIAANIFAGLFNFGPVAPFIMAIPLLIASGVLVSTKWNENYGTRQMRFSKLCIEGLREIVRSKRILLIGAIQSLFESCMYIFVFIWTPVLDPSGPPLGVIFSSFMICIMIGSSLFHILTTKHARLQAVHVLAISVLLALTSMVACIKSTHPHHENPTVSFLAFLLLELACGMYFPCMGYLRSRIIPEKNRASVINWFRVPLNSIACIGLMYLHNDDVLGTHKIFIICSLLLMIAMLCVLQLCIFIKNDDSLRIQIVDTDTLNGNGVQGMERDSLMSKI, translated from the coding sequence ATGACAGTGAAGCTGAAACCACAGCTAGCCAACAACATGGAGGGTTTCGTGTGCATCGTGTTCTTCTTCTTATCTGCACTCTGTGTGGGTATGGAGATCATGGCACGTAAGGCCAGGCCACCGGAGGTATCAGCGTCCAACCCCATCTTTCGAAAGTTCCAAACAGACTACTTCAAAGTCTATTTCCTGGCTCTTCTTGCGGACTGGCTACAGGGTCCCTATCTGTACAAACTGTACAGTCACTACGGGTTTGAGGAGTCACAGATCGCAGTTCTGTACGTGTGTGGGTTTGCGTCAAGTGTTATTTTCGGGACAGGGACGGGAGTGCTAGCGGACAGGTACGGAAGGAAAAAGCTGTGCGTGTGCTTCGCTGTGGTGTATTCCATATCGTGTCTAACGAAACTGTCCAGGCACTATGGAGTCCTGATCCTGGGGAGAGTTTTAGGAGGCATTTCCACATCTCTGCTGTTCACCGCATTCGAGTCCTGGTATGTGTACGAACACATAGAgacacacgactttcctccggAATGGCTCCCGGTCACGTTCTCGCGAGCGACATTCTGGAACGGAATTCTAGCAATCGGGGCGGGAATCGCAGCCAACATCTTTGCAGGTCTTTTCAACTTCGGACCCGTGGCGCCCTTCATCATGGCAATACCGTTACTTATCGCATCAGGGGTTCTTGTAAGTACAAAGTGGAATGAGAACTACGGCACGCGCCAGATGAGATTCTCCAAGTTGTGCATAGAAGGACTCCGAGAGATCGTCAGAAGCAAGCGGATTCTACTGATCGGTGCTATACAGTCGTTGTTCGAAAGCTGCATGTATATCTTCGTCTTCATCTGGACACCTGTGTTGGATCCGTCGGGACCTCCGCTCGGCGTGATATTCTCCTCTTTCATGATCTGCATCATGATTGGCTCCTCCCTGTTCCACATCCTAACCACGAAACACGCCCGTCTTCAAGCGGTGCACGTCCTCGCCATATCGGTCCTCCTGGCTCTGACATCCATGGTGGCCTGTATCAAATCCACCCATCCCCACCACGAGAATCCGACCGTATCGTTCCTGGCATTCCTTCTGCTGGAGCTGGCGTGTGGAATGTACTTCCCCTGTATGGGATACCTACGGAGCAGGATCATACCAGAGAAAAATCGTGCCAGCGTTATCAACTGGTTCCGCGTACCCTTAAACAGTATCGCGTGTATCGGACTGATGTACCTCCACAACGATGACGTCCTGGGCACACATAAGATATTCATCATATGTTCGTTACTCCTGATGATAGCCATGTTATGTGTGCTTCAGCTTTGTATATTCATAAAAAACGACGACAGTTTAAGAATACAGATAGTAGATACAGACACTTTGAATGGCAACGGTGTTCAAGGAATGGAAAGAGATAGCCTAATGTCTAAGATATAA
- the LOC118405642 gene encoding 60S ribosomal protein L15-like → MGAYKYVQELWRKKQSDVMRFLLRVRCWQYRNLSAIHRAPRPTRPEKAHRLGYKAKQGYVIYRIRLRRGGRKKPVPKGATYGKPVHQGVNQMKFARNLRSVAEERVGRACGALRVMNSYWVGQDSTYKFFEVILVDPFHKAVRHDPEVQWICKPVMKHRELRGLTSAGKSSRGLGKGHLHHKTKGGSWRASWKRRNTLSLRRYR, encoded by the exons ATGGGTGCGTACAAGTATGTACAAGAATTATGGCGGAAGAAGCAGTCGGACGTCATGCGGTTTCTTCTTCGTGTCCGCTGCTGGCAGTACCGTAACCTGTCTGCCATCCATCGCGCGCCCCGCCCCACACGGCCAGAGAAGGCCCACAGACTGGGATATAAGGCAAAGCAAG GGTATGTGATCTATCGCATACGTCTCCGCCGTGGTGGCCGCAAGAAGCCCGTGCCCAAGGGTGCCACGTACGGAAAGCCTGTCCACCAGGGTGTCAACCAGATGAAGTTTGCCAGGAATCTACGATCTGTCGCTGAG GAGAGAGTTGGCCGTGCCTGTGGTGCCCTGCGTGTGATGAACAGCTACTGGGTGGGCCAGGACTCAACCTATAAATTCTTTGAGGTCATCTTGGTGGATCCATTCCATAAG GCTGTGCGTCACGACCCAGAAGTACAATGGATCTGCAAGCCGGTCATGAAGCACCGCGAGCTACGCGGTCTGACGTCGGCCGGCAAGAGCTCCCGCGGCCTGGGCAAGGGTCACCTGCACCACAAGACGAAGGGCGGATCCTGGAGGGCGTCCTGGAAGCGGCGCAACACCCTGTCGCTCCGCCGATACCGCTAG